A window of the Brassica oleracea var. oleracea cultivar TO1000 chromosome C1, BOL, whole genome shotgun sequence genome harbors these coding sequences:
- the LOC106292387 gene encoding NADH-ubiquinone oxidoreductase 20.9 kDa subunit-like: MNTDITALEKPQYPVVDRNPPFTKVVGNFSVLDYLRFSTIAGVSVTVGYLSGIKPGIKGPSMVTGGLIGLMGGFMYAYQNSAGRLMGFFPNEGEVASYQKRGGFPK; the protein is encoded by the exons ATGAACACTGACATCACTGCCTTGGAGAAGCCCCAGTACCCCGTCGTTGATCGGAATCCTCCATTCACAAAAGTCGTCGGAAACTTCAGCGTCCTCGATTACCTCCGTTTCTCCACCATCGCCGGCGTTTCCGTCACCGTCGGCTATCTTTCAG GGATTAAGCCTGGGATCAAAGGACCGTCAATGGTGACGGGAGGACTGATCGGACTCATGGGTGGGTTCATGTATGCGTATCAGAACTCGGCGGGGAGGCTCATGGGTTTCTTCCCTAACGAAGGCGAGGTCGCTAGCTACCAGAAGCGTGGTGGGTTCCCTAAATGA
- the LOC106293347 gene encoding uncharacterized protein LOC106293347, giving the protein MNSMVRDRKEQMVIQSSIVLLQERFRQLQKARELRAERELLNPKPNHQDNNISQYYREPVSFCFFQFLPLNSQTSSSQQLLSLSLCPHSTSDSIEKPRFYHHWPKKDENKVVGIDRYDDVDTSLRL; this is encoded by the coding sequence ATGAATTCAATGGTAAGAGACCGCAAAGAACAAATGGTAATCCAGTCTTCAATCGTCTTGCTTCAAGAAAGATTCAGACAACTTCAGAAAGCGCGAGAGTTAAGAGCTGAACGAGAGCTCCTTAACCCTAAACCTAACCACCAAGACAACAATATCTCACAATATTACAGGGAACCCGTGAGTTTTTGTTTCTTCCAGTTTCTACCTCTAAACTCTCAAACAAGCTCGTCACAGCAGCTCCTCTCCCTCTCCTTGTGCCCTCACTCCACTTCTGATTCCATTGAAAAGCCTAGATTTTATCATCACTGGCCAAAAAAGGACGAGAATAAGGTGGTTGGGATTGATAGATACGATGACGTTGACACGTCTCTGCGTCTCTAA